The following proteins are encoded in a genomic region of Natronorubrum halophilum:
- a CDS encoding glycosyltransferase has protein sequence MTAARAPPTVLWLTPDKPADISVGRRRIADHLANEGFAVTVRGTTPKTVLRSLREGGRYDIVVGTTRAGAIAGAVLKLATGTPLVVDHVDPIRQFEENNPRWLAEIVRRLENAAFRVSDHTLYVYAEERERVGRFAAATKTDLGVEFDRFANPSPEALSRAESTLDAHGAERVAIYVGGLEPIYRIRELLAAARELADDEWTLVVLGAGSLSDLVERTAAAHENVVFPGTVPHEDVPGYLRAADVGVCLVDDPHTLKVLEYGAAGLPTVQVRGRAEDRFDGLVEFCDATPTGIARAVERAAGTDPEPLRSFARGFEWSNIAETYKKVITTVK, from the coding sequence ATGACCGCCGCGAGGGCCCCGCCGACGGTGCTCTGGCTCACCCCCGACAAACCGGCGGATATCAGCGTCGGGCGCCGGCGTATCGCCGACCACCTTGCGAACGAGGGCTTCGCGGTGACCGTGCGCGGAACGACGCCGAAGACGGTGTTGCGATCGCTTCGAGAGGGCGGACGCTACGACATCGTCGTCGGGACGACGCGCGCGGGCGCTATCGCCGGCGCGGTCCTGAAACTCGCGACCGGGACGCCCCTGGTCGTCGACCACGTCGATCCGATCAGACAGTTCGAGGAGAACAATCCCCGCTGGCTCGCCGAAATCGTCCGCCGCCTCGAGAACGCGGCGTTTCGCGTCTCGGACCACACGCTGTACGTCTATGCCGAAGAGCGCGAGCGCGTCGGTCGCTTCGCAGCCGCGACGAAGACGGATCTCGGCGTCGAGTTCGACCGGTTCGCGAATCCGTCACCGGAGGCGCTCTCGAGGGCCGAATCGACGCTCGACGCGCACGGTGCGGAACGCGTCGCGATCTACGTCGGCGGACTCGAGCCGATCTACCGCATCCGGGAACTGCTCGCCGCGGCGAGGGAGCTCGCGGACGACGAGTGGACGCTCGTCGTCCTCGGCGCGGGATCGCTCTCGGACCTCGTCGAGCGAACGGCGGCGGCGCACGAGAACGTCGTCTTCCCGGGGACGGTTCCGCACGAGGACGTGCCGGGGTATCTCCGCGCCGCCGACGTCGGCGTCTGTCTCGTCGACGACCCGCACACGCTGAAGGTCCTCGAGTACGGCGCTGCCGGACTGCCGACCGTGCAGGTTCGCGGTCGCGCCGAGGATCGGTTCGACGGACTCGTCGAGTTCTGCGACGCGACGCCGACGGGAATCGCCCGCGCCGTCGAGCGCGCCGCGGGGACCGACCCGGAGCCGCTTCGGTCGTTCGCTCGAGGCTTCGAGTGGTCGAATATCGCCGAAACATATAAGAAAGTCATCACAACCGTGAAATGA
- a CDS encoding sulfatase-like hydrolase/transferase, whose amino-acid sequence MDDILLVTVDSLRADHVGWHGYARNTTPNLDDLADRGHTCTNAFAHACSTRPSFPSILTSSYALMYGGYERLSEDRTLVSEAFDDAGYRTAGFHSNLYLSADFGYDRGFDEFYDSKTDPSATARLRQLVKDQLDSDGMLYRTLARAFETAERTAGANVGSAYVSADEITDRALEWANAVEGDGPRFMWVHYMDVHHPYVPPERHQRAFRDEPIGDRRAIKLRRKMIESPGEVTDGELADIVDLYDAEIRFTDEQIGRLIETVRDSWDGATVTVTADHGEEFLDHGQFSHYATFYDEVLHVPLLYDDGSGDGGEHDDLVGLLDVAPTLVDGAGLEQPPTFRGESLRSLFDGGGWSRDRVVGDWENTNSGERRFSYRDREWKYIRTAEGEELYDLRADPDERENVVDAEPEALERARAAIDEHERAVDETETDLGDVEMDEDVKERLRDLGYQE is encoded by the coding sequence ATGGACGATATCCTTCTCGTGACCGTCGACTCCCTCCGCGCGGATCACGTCGGCTGGCACGGCTACGCGCGGAACACGACGCCGAACCTGGACGACCTCGCGGACCGCGGACACACCTGTACCAACGCGTTCGCCCACGCCTGCAGCACTCGACCCTCGTTCCCGTCGATCCTCACGTCGTCGTACGCGCTCATGTACGGCGGCTACGAGCGGCTCTCCGAGGATCGGACGCTGGTCTCGGAGGCGTTCGACGACGCCGGCTACCGGACGGCCGGGTTTCACTCGAACCTCTACCTGAGCGCCGATTTCGGGTACGACCGCGGCTTCGACGAGTTCTACGATTCCAAGACGGACCCCTCGGCGACCGCGCGACTCCGACAACTCGTCAAAGATCAGTTGGACTCGGACGGGATGCTGTACCGGACGCTCGCTCGAGCCTTCGAGACCGCCGAGCGAACCGCGGGCGCGAACGTCGGCTCGGCGTACGTGAGCGCGGACGAAATCACCGACCGCGCGCTCGAGTGGGCGAACGCCGTCGAAGGCGACGGTCCCCGGTTCATGTGGGTCCACTACATGGACGTCCACCATCCGTACGTCCCGCCCGAGCGCCATCAGCGCGCCTTCCGCGACGAGCCGATCGGCGACCGGCGGGCGATCAAACTCCGCCGGAAGATGATCGAGTCGCCCGGCGAGGTTACCGACGGGGAACTCGCGGACATCGTCGACCTCTACGACGCGGAGATCCGCTTTACCGACGAGCAGATCGGCCGCCTGATCGAAACCGTTCGAGACTCGTGGGACGGCGCGACGGTGACGGTCACGGCCGACCACGGGGAGGAGTTCCTCGACCACGGACAGTTCAGCCACTACGCGACGTTTTACGACGAGGTGCTTCACGTCCCGCTGCTGTACGACGACGGCTCCGGCGACGGCGGGGAACACGACGACCTCGTCGGCCTCCTCGACGTCGCGCCGACGCTGGTCGACGGTGCGGGGCTCGAGCAGCCCCCGACCTTCCGCGGGGAGAGCCTGCGGTCGCTGTTCGACGGCGGCGGGTGGTCCAGAGACCGCGTCGTCGGCGACTGGGAGAACACGAATTCGGGAGAGCGACGCTTCTCCTACCGCGACCGCGAGTGGAAGTACATCCGCACCGCCGAGGGCGAGGAACTGTACGACCTGCGGGCCGATCCCGACGAGCGGGAGAACGTCGTCGACGCGGAACCGGAAGCCCTCGAGCGCGCCCGGGCCGCGATCGACGAGCACGAACGGGCGGTCGACGAGACCGAAACCGACCTCGGCGACGTCGAGATGGACGAAGACGTCAAAGAACGACTGCGCGACCTCGGCTACCAGGAGTGA